In Methanobacteriaceae archaeon, a single window of DNA contains:
- a CDS encoding class III signal peptide-containing protein, translated as MDEKAQTSAEFILLFGGIFVVVLLVICMYRSYMDDLGSEIQSKEVNEFNNQLKNLEKYFI; from the coding sequence ATGGATGAAAAAGCACAAACCTCTGCTGAGTTTATTTTACTGTTTGGAGGAATATTTGTTGTGGTATTACTTGTTATTTGCATGTATCGCAGTTATATGGATGATTTAGGTAGTGAAATTCAATCAAAAGAAGTAAATGAATTTAATAATCAACTAAAAAATCTGGAAAAATACTTTATTTAA